In Raphanus sativus cultivar WK10039 chromosome 5, ASM80110v3, whole genome shotgun sequence, the following proteins share a genomic window:
- the LOC108857099 gene encoding cytochrome P450 89A9 — protein MEIITIIFLTTISLIFIKLIFFSPPHKLPPGPPSFPVIGNIIWLKKNSFSDFQGVLRDLASRHGPIITLHVGSKPSIWVTDRKLAHEALVQNGAVFSDRPLALPTTRVITSNQHDIHSSVYGSLWRTLRRNLTSEILQPARVKAHGPSRKWALEILVDLFETEQKEKGFVSDALDHLRHAMFCLLALMCFGEKLKREEIREIEEAQYQMLISYTKFSVLNIFPTVTKLLLRRKWREFLELRKSQESVLLKFVNSRGKETTGDVLCYVDTLLNLEIPTEEDEGKKRKLSESEIVSLCSEFLNAATDPTATAMQWIMAVMVKYPEIQRKVYEEMKSVLEEGEEIREEDLGKLSYLRAVILESLRRHPPGHYLSYHKVTNDTVLGGFLVPRQGTINFMVGEMGRDPKVWEDPLTFKPERFLENGEAHGFDMTGTREIKMMPFGAGRRMCPGYGLSLLHLEYYVANLVWKFEWKCVEGEEVDMSEKQQFITMVMKTPFKANMYPRRK, from the exons ATGGAGATCATCACAATCATCTTCCTCACCACCATCTCTCTCATCTTCATCAAACTCATATTCTTCTCACCTCCCCACAAACTCCCACCAGGCCCACCTAGTTTCCCTGTGATCGGAAACATCATCTGGCTCAAGAAAAACAGCTTCTCCGACTTCCAAGGCGTTCTCCGCGACTTAGCCTCACGCCACGGACCAATCATAACACTCCACGTAGGCTCAAAACCTTCCATATGGGTCACCGACAGAAAACTCGCCCACGAAGCTCTCGTCCAGAACGGCGCCGTTTTCTCCGACCGTCCTCTCGCTCTCCCCACGACAAGAGTCATAACGAGCAACCAGCACGACATACACTCCTCCGTCTACGGCTCTCTCTGGCGAACCCTCCGCCGGAACCTCACCTCCGAAATCCTCCAGCCGGCCCGCGTCAAGGCCCATGGGCCGTCGAGGAAATGGGCTCTTGAGATTCTCGTCGATCTGTTCGAAACGGAGCAGAAAGAGAAAGGCTTTGTCTCCGACGCCTTGGATCATCTCCGACACGCTATGTTCTGTCTGCTGGCTCTGATGTGTTTCGGGGAGAAGctgaagagagaagagatcaGAGAGATCGAAGAGGCTCAGTACCAGATGCTCATAAGCTACACCAAGTTCAGCGTCCTCAACATCTTCCCAACCGTCACCAAGCTCTTGCTCCGGCGAAAGTGGAGAGAGTTTTTAGAACTCCGTAAGTCTCAGGAGAGCGTGTTGCTCAAATTCGTGAACTCCAGGGGGAAAGAAACAACCGGAGATGTTCTCTGCTACGTCGACACGCTGCTGAATCTCGAGATTCCGACGGAGGAAGACGaagggaagaagaggaagctgaGTGAGTCGGAGATCGTGAGCCTCTGCTCGGAGTTTCTGAACGCGGCGACGGACCCCACTGCGACGGCGATGCAGTGGATCATGGCGGTCATGGTGAAGTATCCGGAGATACAGAGGAAGGTGTACGAGGAGATGAAGAGTGTTTTAGAAGAAGGAGAGGAGATCAGAGAGGAGGATTTAGGGAAGCTGAGTTATCTCAGAGCTGTGATCTTGGAGAGTTTGAGAAGACACCCTCCTGGTCATTACTTGTCTTACCATAAGGTCACTAACGACACCGTTTTGGGCGGTTTCCTCGTTCCCCGCCAAG GTACTATAAACTTCATGGTAGGAGAAATGGGACGTGACCCGAAGGTATGGGAGGATCCTTTGACGTTCAAGCCTGAACGATTTTTAGAGAACGGGGAAGCGCATGGGTTTGATATGACCGGTACTCGTGAGATCAAGATGATGCCGTTTGGAGCGGGACGAAGGATGTGTCCCGGTTACGGCCTTTCGCTGCTTCACCTTGAATACTATGTCGCTAATTTGGTTTGGAAGTTTGAGTGGAAATGTGTGGAAGGTGAAGAGGTTGATATGTCTGAGAAGCAACAGTTCATCACAATGGTCATGAAAACCCCTTTCAAGGCAAATATGTATCCAAGGAGAAAGTGA
- the LOC108860571 gene encoding polcalcin Bra n 2, giving the protein MADATERAEHDRVFKKFDANGDGKISASELGDALKNLGSVTHDDIKRMMAEIDTDGDGYISYQEFSDFASANRGLMKDVAKIF; this is encoded by the coding sequence ATGGCTGACGCAACAGAAAGAGCTGAGCACGACCGTGTTTTCAAGAAATTTGATGCTAACGGAGATGGAAAAATATCTGCCTCCGAGCTTGGAGATGCTCTCAAGAACCTTGGCTCGGTCACACACGACGACATTAAGCGTATGATGGCCGAGATTGATACGGATGGTGATGGATACATATCGTATCAAGAATTTTCTGATTTCGCAAGTGCCAACCGTGGTCTCATGAAAGATGTGGCCAAGATTTTCTAA
- the LOC108861180 gene encoding uncharacterized protein LOC108861180, which produces MKSVSLIVVLLLSSSLAPQTITSFSLFPFPFPIPFSLPFSLPSIVGGIIARDNNSELARRCFPDLGDGEACMAEIFGSFSNRQITIGPECCKAIVEVDEDCTQAVFKQFSDALFTSSVQQFCSYINS; this is translated from the coding sequence atgaaaTCAGTTTCTCTCATAGTCGTTCTTCTTCTCTCATCCTCTCTTGCACCTCAAACCATAACATCATTCTCCTTATTCCCCTTTCCCTTTCCGATTCCATTCTCTCTTCCATTTTCACTCCCTTCTATAGTTGGTGGAATTATCGCTAGAGATAATAACAGCGAGCTAGCTAGGAGGTGTTTCCCTGATCTAGGAGACGGCGAGGCCTGCATGGCCGAGATATTTGGTTCATTCTCCAACCGTCAGATTACTATAGGACCGGAGTGTTGCAAGGCCATTGTTGAGGTTGATGAAGACTGTACACAAGCTGTTTTTAAACAGTTCAGCGATGCTTTATTTACTAGTTCCGTCCAGCAGTTTTGCTCTTACATCAATAGTTAA
- the LOC108860927 gene encoding protein OXIDATIVE STRESS 3 LIKE 3-like: MHYQEQMESLILGEERRRGNCVRDADADEGFITPSSFPNSPDDLDRRGSSSLRRGLSKHYKGKSQSFTSLSEALTVEDLAKPENPFNAKLKQRRENPHCRRFSGCGGASERNFGGHDDFLTRDDRPPRLSGNRPPRAQTLSAAHLSSLVTRS; the protein is encoded by the exons ATGCACTATCAAGAACAGATGGAGTCTCTTATCTTAGGTGAAGAACGCAGACGCGGAAATTGCGTTAGGGATGCAGACGCAGATGAAGGTTTTATAACTCCATCTTCTTTTCCAAACTCTCCTGACGATTTGGACCGTCGTGGTTCATCTTCTTTAAG GAGAGGGCTGTCCAAACATTACAAAGGTAAATCACAGTCATTCACTTCGTTGTCGGAAGCGCTTACCGTAGAGGATCTCGCGAAGCCCGAGAATCCTTTCAACGCAAAGCTGAAGCAGCGACGGGAGAACCCTCACTGCCGACGGTTCTCCGGATGTGGCGGCGCATCAGAGCGAAACTTTGGCGGCCACGACGATTTCCTCACCCGAGATGACAGGCCGCCGCGACTTTCTGGTAACAGACCGCCTAGAGCCCAGACGCTCTCGGCTGCTCATTTATCGTCTTTGGTTACTCGAAGCTAA
- the LOC108863139 gene encoding uncharacterized protein LOC108863139, translating to MALEWVVLGYAAAAEAIMVILLTMPGLDGLRKGLVAVTRNLLKPFLSIVPFCLFLLMDIYWKYETMPSCDGDSCTPSEHLRHQKSMMKSQRNALLIAAALVFYWILFSVTSLVVKIEQLNQRIERLNNKD from the coding sequence ATGGCTCTCGAATGGGTTGTGCTAGGTTACGCCGCGGCGGCCGAAGCGATCATGGTGATCCTTCTGACGATGCCGGGGCTCGACGGACTCCGCAAGGGATTGGTCGCCGTCACGCGTAACCTCCTGAAACCGTTTCTGTCGATAGTCCCGTTCTGCCTCTTCCTGTTGATGGACATCTACTGGAAGTACGAGACGATGCCATCGTGCGACGGAGATTCCTGCACGCCGTCGGAGCACCTCCGTCACCAGAAATCGATGATGAAATCCCAGCGAAACGCGCTTCTCATCGCGGCGGCGCTCGTGTTCTACTGGATCCTCTTCTCTGTTACCAGTCTGGTTGTTAAGATCGAGCAGCTTAACCAGCGGATCGAGAGGCTCAACAACAAGGATTAA
- the LOC108863140 gene encoding late embryogenesis abundant protein At5g17165-like, whose translation MATRSKSFQLITGFRKHLVDAVVPRAIASAPITSRSYSSGYDKNVEDELQASAVPDDVIKPDSDKYWSPHPQTGVFGPSTTEHSPAAEAARQDSAVLEETAWFRPTSLEDSDKTHHV comes from the exons ATGGCAACCAGATCAAAGAGCTTTCAATTGATCACCGGCTTTAGGAAGCACCTCGTTGACGCCGTCGTCCCACGCGCCATCGCGTCTGCTCCCATCACTTCAAG AAGTTACTCCTCGGGGTATGACAAGAACGTGGAGGACGAATTGCAGGCAAGTGCAGTTCCTGATGATGTCATAAAGCCAGATTCTGATAAATATTGGTCTCCTCATCCTCAAACCGGAGTCTTTGGCCCTTCCACAACTGAGCACAGCCCAGCAGCTGAGGCTGCTCGCCAAGACTCGGCGGTGCTAGAAGAGACTGCTTGGTTTCGTCCCACAAGTCTCGAGGACTCGGACAAGACTCACCATGTTTAA